AACGGTTGCCCGCCCGAGATACTCTTCATTAAAGACTGCCGGTTCGGCCTGATCGGTGGTGGTGATGGTCATGATGCTGCCTTCGAAGCCGTAGTAGCGGAGGTACCAGTAGATGCCTTCGAAGTTATCAGAGTGGTAGGCGCCGTTAAGGTGCAGGTGCTGTGTTTCGCCCTCGCGGAATGAGTGCAGAATGAAGTGCGCCATGGTTGCGTCTTTCGAAGCCTGCGAGAGGGCAAGGTTGTCGCCGCCGTGGCCGTGGGCCATTTGTGTGATGTTGGCGTATCCTGGGAGCTCCAGATCAACGGTAATGGGGACCGGGGCTATCCATTGACGGGCTTCCGGATCGAGCTGATCGAGCGCGGTGAGTCCGTCGCGGAATACCATGGAGGCGTAGCGGCGCGGGATGTTGGTTGCAATTACGGGTATGCCCTGCTCGCGCGCAAACTGAACGATGGGTCGGTAATCGGTAGCGTAATTGTTCCACAGGCGGGCCTGTTCTTCGAAATTACGGTCGGTAATCAGGCCTGAGAGGTATTCATCCATGATGATCTGCTGATCGGCTTCGAACATTTCCATGCCGATGATCAGGCTTCGGGTGGTATCTGCATGCAGGCTGCGCGTGAGTTCATGCTGCAGCCAGTGCGCGATGGCATTATTATGGAGTTCACCAAACAGAATAATGTCGTGGCTGCGCGCGGTTTCGGCTACGTCCTGCCAGTTTATGCGCTCGCCATCTGCCGTGAAGAAAACGTGTGAGGGGTTTTCATCCGCAAGAGAAAGTTTCTGCGCGCTGCAACCGGTGAGGGCTGCGAGCATGAGGACCAAAAAGGTGCGGCAAAAAAATGTGGTTTGCATGCCGGGGAAGGGGGTTCGTTTAGGATGACAGAGGTGCAAATATGCCGAAAATGGAGGTGAGTACAAAGCTGTAAATCCGAAGCCGGATGTTGGCAAGGAGTGCGTGTGCCGCAGTCAGCTTAGAAAGCCCGGATAGGTCTGACCCTTTCCTGCATCCATTTCGGGAGCAGCCGGTGATTACCGGTTCCCATAAAAATGCCCCATGCGGCCCCGTCGTCCTGCTCGGTAGAACTCCAGTAAAACTCATTGGAAAGCCCGGCTTTATTCTGACCGCTTACGTAAAGGGTATTGAGCATAATTTCAAGTTCTGCCCGGCTTGGGATGAACCAGTCCGCGTAGCCGTCGATGTTAAGTTCAGCGACAATTTTAGCAATGTTGTTGTCTGACTGACTGCAGCGGTCCAGAAGTTTTTGCAGGTTGGCCCTGCCGTCGCCCAGGCGGTAGTTTGTAGCTTCTAAAAACTGATTATAGCAGGGGAATTCTGCCCGAATGTCATCACTTAGTCCGCCCCAGCCTGCCGGTGCTGCTTCGAGAAAAGTGAAAGGGAAACGGTTGTTTTCATCATAATAAAAAATGATGCCTCCGGCCGGACCAATTTCTCCAATTTCATAAGGTGGAAAAGTGAAACGGATGGTTTCCCCGAAAACGGTACCTTTTTCCGTGATAGCAAAAGCCCGAAAGAAATAATCGACGCCAAATTGCAGGTTGGTGAGGGGCAATTGAAAGGGGCGGCCATCCGGTATTTCAACAGTTTCCTCCGGCTGACTCATACGATCTTCACTGCCCCATACAAAGCCTCTGCGCATGATGCCGTCCGGGCTTGTGCCGGTCACGATACCTCTGAGCACTGCACTTCGGGCTGATCGCGCAAAAGAGATCAAATCAGAGGAGGTTACCCTGATGACACTGAATTCGTCGGTTTGGATTTCCTTCATGGGTCCGTAGCGGGTTTCGTAGGCCGTTGTGAGGTACGGACGTGCAAAGTAGGTGATCCCGGAATCCAGCCCGCTTACCTGAAGTTCTGCCCTACCGGATAAAACGGGTGCTGAGACGCATGTGTGTCTTATAGTGGGGTTAGGCTCGGTATGCACGCAAATGCCGGTGCCGATAACTTCCGTTTGGGTGATTTCGGCCCAGCTAACATCGAAATTGAGGGTGCTTTGATTGACGGCCTGCGCATCATGAAAAATCATGAGATTACGCACGTTTTCAAGGCTAACAGCCGGCGCTTCATCCGTAAGGGTTGACTTTCCGCCCGAACAGGCCGTTAGGAAAACCATTAGGGCAAGCCCCGTAAAAAAAGTGAGTCTCATTAAGGGTGCAATGAAAAGTATGAATCTGAACCTAACCCGCATTATTCACAATTAAACAGAATTTATTTGCTAAATGTAAGTTTAAATTTGGTTTAGTGAAAAAAGCCGGTAGCCCAAATTTGAGTGTTATGTAAAGACTGCA
This genomic stretch from Cyclonatronum proteinivorum harbors:
- a CDS encoding DUF1566 domain-containing protein, producing the protein MRLTFFTGLALMVFLTACSGGKSTLTDEAPAVSLENVRNLMIFHDAQAVNQSTLNFDVSWAEITQTEVIGTGICVHTEPNPTIRHTCVSAPVLSGRAELQVSGLDSGITYFARPYLTTAYETRYGPMKEIQTDEFSVIRVTSSDLISFARSARSAVLRGIVTGTSPDGIMRRGFVWGSEDRMSQPEETVEIPDGRPFQLPLTNLQFGVDYFFRAFAITEKGTVFGETIRFTFPPYEIGEIGPAGGIIFYYDENNRFPFTFLEAAPAGWGGLSDDIRAEFPCYNQFLEATNYRLGDGRANLQKLLDRCSQSDNNIAKIVAELNIDGYADWFIPSRAELEIMLNTLYVSGQNKAGLSNEFYWSSTEQDDGAAWGIFMGTGNHRLLPKWMQERVRPIRAF
- a CDS encoding ChaN family lipoprotein; translated protein: MQTTFFCRTFLVLMLAALTGCSAQKLSLADENPSHVFFTADGERINWQDVAETARSHDIILFGELHNNAIAHWLQHELTRSLHADTTRSLIIGMEMFEADQQIIMDEYLSGLITDRNFEEQARLWNNYATDYRPIVQFAREQGIPVIATNIPRRYASMVFRDGLTALDQLDPEARQWIAPVPITVDLELPGYANITQMAHGHGGDNLALSQASKDATMAHFILHSFREGETQHLHLNGAYHSDNFEGIYWYLRYYGFEGSIMTITTTDQAEPAVFNEEYLGRATVVLQVHERMTKTY